The Brassica oleracea var. oleracea cultivar TO1000 chromosome C7, BOL, whole genome shotgun sequence sequence AACCGTAGGATTTGGATATGGTTTGATATATAACCGATTAAACCGAATAAACCGAACAAAACCGACTAAAAATAGAAACATGTAAATATGTATCTATTTTATAACAATACATGAATATCTATTTGTTATATAAGTTAAATTTGTGTTAATAACTATTACCATAATGTTATAGTAATAAAGAACAATTTGTAAAACAATTGAACTATAATTAAATAACAATACATCGCAATTCAGATATCTTATTTTTAAGTTTTTTTTATATTTTTTGCTTTATTTTAGTATTCACTAAATTAGTATGAAGATTATAAATTTGATAGAAAATAATTAATAGAAAATTTTCATAACTTTTTCTTATCTATAAACAAACAGAGTTTCGTGTTCAATCGAAAAAGCATGACTTTAATGAACACTAAATATGGAAGAGTGGAAAAAATTTTCTTTTATGTTTCTGTTTTTTTTCATATTTTTATTTTCAAAATTTCAGGCTCTGGTTTTAATTATAGATTTGATTATTTTATTTGATGGTAGAAGCATTTTTACTTTTTTGTTCATTTATTTGAACATGTAATATATTTTTAATAAATGACTGTGTTGACAATATGACTCTAAAATTCATTTTATACGATCTCAAACTAAATAATTATGTTTTTTGGTATAAAATCGAATAAACCAAAAACCGACGGTATATAAACCGAACCGAACCGAAGTAAATATGGATTTAGAATGGTAGTTATATTTTACTAACCGAAATACCGAAAATCGAAAAAAACCGAACCTAAACCGAACTGATATCCGGATTGAACACCCCTAGTTTATAGTAACTGATCGGACTAGAGGCAAAAAAAAAACATGAAACTATGAAGAAGAAGAAGAAGAAGAAGACTTTACTTTGTTCATATAAGGCCACATATGGCCAATGAGCTTGTTAAGCCAATCAATCTACAAAGATTAGAGAGACTTTTTTTCAGTTTTTTAGACCATGCATATATGTTATCATTCAAGTAAAGAGTGTCTAAGAGGAAGTATAACATACACGATCAAAATCTGGATTTTTCACCCACAAAGGTATCTCAGGAAACATTGTTGCTATAGTCTCTGAATCTAACTCCACCAATGGCTTTATCTCAGGATCCTGATCATAGATTGAACAAAATAATATAAAAATAAATTAACCAATACGAACATTGTAAGAAGTTAAAAGAGCTCAGTTTCAAATTTTCTAACAATTTTAAAATTAATCCCCAATTCAACTTCCCCATTTTGTTTTGACTTTAAGAATCGAATATACTCACACACAACATTTTAAAGAAAATAAAGCAAAGTGATCGTATAATTTCATGCATGCAAAAATTATCAAATATATATAGGCAAGATTCGTCGCATTTTAACGGGAAAACAATCGTCGGGTGTCATGTTGAGAAATGTATTAAACAAAATATTTGAGAAGAAGATTGAAAGATGCCTGAACATCAGTAGACTGGTGATAGATGAATAAGTAGTAACCGATAACGATCCCGACCGTCGTCCCGAATCCGAAACCAAACGTACCCAATATTGTGCTGATTGTTCCCATCTCTCATCAAATTCAAATCTCCTGGAGAGGAATAAAAACTCTTCCTATTCTTCTTATTTAGAACTACGATGAAATTAAATATACAAAGAGGAAATCAATTGATGAAGGGGCATTACGTTAGAGAAAGTGAAGTCCCCGAAACCATATTTACTATTTTCATTCACTTGAGATAAATTTTATTTGAGACTTAAAAAACGGTGTGGAATAAGAAACTTTCAAGAGCGTTATGTACGGACTCTCTCTACTACGTCCATTTGTTCAGATGGATTTTATTGTTTCAATCAAACCTTTGCTTAGACTTTTCGTTTCCCATTTTTTGCGTAGTCGTTAATCTTCTATTTTAATGTGTATAACATTTTCTTTTCTTGTTTCCTACCATCTTGTTTTCTTAGTAGCGTTAAGATACATTCTTGTTTTATTAATCAACTAAAAAGCATGCTCTTATTAAAAAAGATCTTTAGTACACGATATTTATCCAAACGAACGTAAAAGAAAAACTTATCAACATCCGTCTACTATGACCATCTCCGAAAGACACTTTATTTTGAAGTTTTGAAAACTCTATATTTGAAGTTCAAAAGTGATTTACTCCAAAAGCAAAACATCAAACTTAACTTCAAAACTATTAATATTTTATGTTATGGTCCTATATTTGTCATAGTTAATTTGAATTCATCAAAATTTTATAAATAACTAGTACATATATATAGATATTCAAACAATATTAATAAATAAATATTATATTAAAATATAAAATTTTAAATATAAATAAGATAATTAATATTAAACTTCGAGGAAAATACCTTATTATTCCATAAAATTATTTCTATAATGCATATATGATCAACTAGTGTTTTTCAAAGTAAAAATGAATTATTCATTTTTAATATGTAGATTACGAGCTAAAAATTGTTGAATTCAGATGATATTAATACTTGTAAATACATTAGATCTGAACAAGGAAGTAAAAGAGAAAAATAAAATAATGCTAAAATATTTAACTTCTAACGATGATATTAATACTCGTGTATACATTCAATATGAACAAAAAAAGAATCGGACAAAAAGACATAAGAAAACAACAACTTAAAACGGGTTTAACAAATTAAAACGTTGTCTCAAAATGAAGGGGGGGGGGGAATATGCTCGGATGAAATGTGTGTCCCCCAAAGGCCGAATTGCACAAGCCCATTGATGGAAAATCCTTCCCGGTAAACTATTTCCGTTAAATCATCTCAACTTAAATGGACCCTAGAAAATGTTATATATTGGTATTTGATGTAACGACCAAGATGTATATCATTTAATATTTAGTCCAAAGTTTCTCTTTTATTTATAAAAGAAAAAAACATTAATGTGTATCATAAACATAGCTACTTGTGTTATGTTTACGAATTACCATGAAGTATACATTTACAGTTTGATATTCTGTATGTGTTATATCTAGAAGTCTAGAATCTATAAATACAGCCAACTTGTTTAACTATTTATATTTATATATATTTCCCCAATTGAAACCGGGGAAGTGACTTTAATCAAGTAGTTAAATGTCTACATTTGCATTCTTTCCTACTGGAGTTGACTCTATTAAATCGTGTTTTTTTCCACGTTATAGAGTTCGTTACGAATTGGTCTTAATGTCTTATCGATCCAACCGATGAAAAAAAATAAAAATCAGCAACTAAAACTAATGGTGATATGTTATGTAACATGTCTATAGAAATTTGATCCAAATGTCCGAAATTAAGGTAAAATGTTACTTGCCTCGCTCTTGATCACATGTCTCACGTCGATACATCATATTATAGTCGATATACTAGCTGGAGATAAAGAACGATCTTATAGGTTACATCCATATAGGTTGGATAGCAGAACGATATCTTGGATTGTTTATAAGTAAAATCATTATGCATATTGATCTTGTGGCGATTAATTGAGGATCTTAATTGACATTCGAAAGAAAAAGATTCATATACACGAACATAATGTTATTACAGTATACAGTTATTCAAGTTCCTTCGGGAACATCCGATTAAAAAAATATGCTATTTTAAATATTTGTTAATGCGAATGATCGACCATAAATAAAAGCTGATCTAGAAAACTAGGGTATTGAAGTCTATAAAAGTGAAGTACGTGGCCTTAGATATGGTCGGTGCAGAAAGTAGGAGTAATAATCATAGTGGAACACGTCATTCGCTAAAGCGACTCCAAAAGTAGAAATGCACTCTCGTGGCAATTCCACGTAAGCAAACCCTAGCTAGCAACTATGTACAGTATATGTGAGGATATTCTTGAACTTTTGTGTGTGCGCGCGCGCGCGAAGAATGGTGTATAAATATATTTTGCTTATAGATTATACAGTATATATTAGACGTTGGACTTGCGAGACTTTTCTTTCAGGCGAAAAGTTTGCCTGATCATCCCAACGTATAGGGTGGGTCGACCCTTGGTCAGAATTCATCGGAGCTTTAATTAACAACATAAATATAAAAGTGTCGAATAAGGGGGAAAGAAAATGACGAAAACGAATCTTATAACTATAAGAATAGTCAGTATATAAACTACATATATATGGTCAGAATGTATAAAAGTTTAAAAGTACTATAAATTAAGTCGGAGTTATGAATTTTTATTTTTTATTTTAACATGGAAATTCTGAGTTTTTAAACGTAAGATCTTGGATCCAACCATTGATAATACATGTGCAAGATATAAATATCTTTTCGTAGAAAATTCGAATTTGGGATCAATGGTGGTTCTGCAGCCTCTCCTCTTTTCTTTATTTTTTGTTTTTGTATTTTTTTGCTAAAATTCTTTACATTTTTTGTTCATACCTCTTTCCGAAAGACTCTTTGATAATTAACATGAAAGCTACTTATTAATTACGCTAGGTCGTGGTCTTGATAGATTATAAATATTATATACGATATGTAATATGCATCTTGTTTTATAAATTATAATATATGTGAAAACGGCTTGTGTTTGGACTTAAGTGCATGCAATTTGTATTAAATTTTGATTTCTGTGGTTGAAAATATGGAAGTCAACAAACAGAACCAAAGTTCTACCAAACACGCTGCAATGTATTATATTATATATGAGACAGAATGATGAAAAGAAAAGAGTAACCACACCTAACCATGATCATCCCAAAACAAGTAAAAAAAGAGAAGCTGTCATCATCCCGAGTATATATCTAAGAGTAAATAGACTTTTACCAAAAAAAAAAAAAAAATCCTTTAGACAATCGAGCTAACTACCATCCGTATAATCTACTTAGGTTCGACAAATATAATCTACGTGTTTTGATGTCCACGGTTCCACTTCCAGTTGCGCTTAATTCAATCGGTTATACAAAACATGTTATTTTGGTATTTTTAGATTTGAGAGGTTAAGTTAAAGCATTACGTTGTCAAAAGTGTATTGGTTCTTTTTTTTGTTGAACTGTGTGTATATTGATTCTTTCTGATAAAATAAGTATATTTAGAAAATTCATATCATCTATCTTGTAAGTTTGTGAAAGATCATTTTCATGTTTTTTTTATATCAAAGGACTTTGACAAATCATAACTAGAATATCAGCGGGATGCTCTTGACGTATGTTCAACTAGGTAGACAATTATAATTTGTTAAATGCTAATTTTTTACTATTTAGTTAATTTGTAGTTATAGTCGTCAACTGTGAATTGTCTATTTATATTAAAAACAGCCTCACCCATTAAAGATTTGGCAGTGCCGATTGGCTCAATCTCTAAGAAGGTATCATTAAGAAAATGACTAGTTTTTTATTTGCAGGACGTAGTTTTATTAAATAGTTTATTAGATTTCTAGCTAGTTCTTAATTGTTCAAATGGTAACATTAATTATAAATATACCCTATCATTTTCATTTCAATTAAAATTATCATAGTTTTTTTTTTGGTAAAAAAAAATTAAAATTATCATAGTTGATCATTACAAAACTGATCTTTACGCGATAAACAATATCGTAGTGATATCCTTGATGATTTCTATATTAATAGTGTCCGCTATATATAAATTAACTATTCGAAATCTTCTTCATTGGTAGTATTTTGATGGCAGGCACATGCAAACAATGCATGAAGAAGAGTTGAAGACCGACCAATCCTATTATGAAAAAACCCACGACAAGGATGATTGGCTGGTGTGATGCCACGTGATCAAGATCACGGTGACAGAATTGACTGGGGCCCGTACTTTCCCTCCACATGAGGTCATCAACGAAGAAAGCCACCGATGATACCGACGTGTATGGTCAAGATCTACCTAAGGCAGATCCCGTGTTAGACGGGTCAGATTCTCTCAACGGCTATTGTGATACTTATTTCATGATCCGACGGTTGATATTGAAAAGGCGGTGACCGCCCCACAGTGTTTGCCGGGACTTGTGCTGTGTTGCGCAAGTGCATTGTAAACTTTAAGCTATAATATTAATCTACTACGACATTTTTAAGTTTCAAATAAATAAATACTTAACAAAAATGAAACTCCATAATAAAATTAGACTTTTATTTGGTTTGTTCGTTTATAAAAGGAAACAGCCGTCCCAGTGCTTATCAACATCTGTCCTCTTGAGGTTAATTAGGGTTCTTTAGAGAGTAGTATATTTTATCAAACGATCCTTCGGATCTTGAATGGAAGTTTAAAAGTTAACACGTTTTGATTAGAATCTCTTCGTTTTCTCCTTTTTTGTTATTATAAACATTGAACTTTTATAAACTTATAGGGCTTTCGATCGTATTATTTGGTAGATCATCGCCACTAAAGCATATACAGAATTATTTTTCTCTGCTTTCCCTTGTTTTTAAGTTCAAAATTTTCTTTAAACCTGCTTCTTTAACAAAAAAAAAATATATACCACCTTTTCTTGAGATATCAAAGTAAAATTTTCATATTTTATCGATGGAAACAATATCTTTGCAACGTTCCCCGGGCAAACAAGTTTCTGGTTCGAGACCATACAAGAACCCTAAAAGAAGGAGTTCTCGTGGTTCGCTTTCAAGATCTGGAGGAAGTTTGACTCTTCCGATCAACCCAACGTCTTCTTGGGGATCTTCTCCGGCGCATCTTCCACCGCCGCCTAGCTACTCCCAGCCTCCTCTTCTCCCTCTTCCACGTGTCAACAGCTCTACTTTCCCTCTGCAACGCGTCAACAGCTCTCGACCACGTGTGAACAACTCTAGTCTCCCTTACTCTCAAACAAGACCAACGTCTCAAACACAGCAGAAGAAAGCAGAGTGCGTTAAAACTGTACCGAGACTCACTCGAACCGGTTCGGTTCCGGTCCGGTCTAACCACAAGCGTGATTTCCCGGAAGGATTTGATGGTTATCCCGGTCCAGCGATCATGTTATTATCTCCTCCCCCG is a genomic window containing:
- the LOC106303859 gene encoding uncharacterized protein LOC106303859, which gives rise to METISLQRSPGKQVSGSRPYKNPKRRSSRGSLSRSGGSLTLPINPTSSWGSSPAHLPPPPSYSQPPLLPLPRVNSSTFPLQRVNSSRPRVNNSSLPYSQTRPTSQTQQKKAECVKTVPRLTRTGSVPVRSNHKRDFPEGFDGYPGPAIMLLSPPPCSLPMPRFSMKPKLSCNAEAAGKTDVATNNIRRVLQLRYGR